The Sphingobacterium lactis sequence ACTCAGGTGAAGTCTATAGCATCCGGCAGAAAATGATTCTTTGCCTATAGGGAATAAGCAAAGAAACAAGTATAATAGATTAAAGATTCGGGTGATAATCGCGGTCAATCTGATCCCGTAATTCCGGATGTTTTTTCACATATTTTGCGACAAAGGGACAATACACCATTACCTTTTTGTTCTTTTCCTTCGCGAATGCAAAAGCACGTTCGGCAAGTGCTGTGGCTACTCCTTTTCCAGCCATGCTTTCCGGCACGACCGTATGCATCAGGGCGATGTCCTTCTTGTAAAATCGGTATTCCAAACGGGCGATCTCATCACCTTCTGCATATTCGAACTGGAGGTTTTCTTCGTTGTTAATGATCTTCATGATTTGCGTGTTTATTGTTGTGCTGTGTTCCTCTACAACAAACGAATCCTTGATTTTGTTGGTTGCTTGAGCAAACGATTTTATCAATAAAAAGGCGAAGCCGATCAGTCTGTACGAT is a genomic window containing:
- a CDS encoding GNAT family N-acetyltransferase; the protein is MKIINNEENLQFEYAEGDEIARLEYRFYKKDIALMHTVVPESMAGKGVATALAERAFAFAKEKNKKVMVYCPFVAKYVKKHPELRDQIDRDYHPNL